Proteins encoded in a region of the Zea mays cultivar B73 chromosome 2, Zm-B73-REFERENCE-NAM-5.0, whole genome shotgun sequence genome:
- the LOC103646788 gene encoding putative B3 domain-containing protein Os04g0347400 yields MPLPSDSGSGARAMSKQFKVLLPTSFHKLRISDELAGCFDAGEGEGAPEPTALVVSPFGKVWRVEVVRDGHGASLGRGWAEFLAAHGVGIGWFVVLRYEGGGALTVKVFDTSLCIKEFGAPAAVMPSKSCKSIFCKPQFIRIFHSNLSEKMMLPARFVKDYVSEECLNSRIAIIFSPIAKFWRVELKNDQSGIFFTGGWSQFLDFHGIKNGEVLLLKYEGNMVFKFKAFGLSGCQKDFKNQNAGIQLNTKKQQETPPIRKRKSNDEKSSSEENKRLKTPVTSPSPSDPSLEKPYQIGTSSWIKKRINTYALEQFLALSVKFCNSIGFRMACTITLKTATNSTRSWQVRGTAYKWHRYIIGVGWKSFCQDNRLKAGDLCTFNIIETTLWHVTITRSALAADTFNKQKKPPCSSSRDKKGSSSREGAKRPKPSMAHFSKVQVPPSYARRCAYDVGPPPWIRKQMNASTIRNRLCLAPAFCNQIELRRRCEIVLKTSINSNHSWRVGGLSQKKGSYIIGPGWKKFCTENRVKVGDVCTFNVIETQLWHVVITRRC; encoded by the exons ATGCCATTGCCCAGCGACTCTGGTTCTGGTGCGCGCGCCATGTCGAAGCAGTTCAAGGTCCTGCTTCCTACTTCCTTCCACAAGCTT CGCATCTCCGACGAGCTCGCCGGTTGCTTCGACGCCGGCGAGGGCGAAGGGGCGCCCGAGCCGACGGCCCTCGTGGTCAGTCCGTTCGGGAAGGTGTGGCGTGTGGAGGTGGTCCGGGACGGCCACGGTGCGTCGCTCGGGCGCGGGTGGGCGGAGTTCTTGGCCGCGCACGGCGTCGGCATCGGCTGGTTCGTCGTGCTCCGTTATGAGGGCGGCGGCGCGCTCACCGTCAAGGTGTTCGACACCAGCTTGTGCATTAAGGAGTTCGGCGCTCCGGCTGCAG TTATGCCATCCAAAAGCTGCAAAAGTATTTTCTGTAAGCCACAATTCATCAGGATTTTTCATTCGAATCTCTCGGAAAAGATG ATGTTGCCTGCTAGGTTTGTGAAAGATTACGTCAGTGAAGAGTGCCTAAACAGCCGGATAGCCATCATTTTCAGCCCCATTGCCAAATTTTGGCGTGTTGAGCTTAAGAACGATCAATCAGGCATCTTCTTCACAGGTGGCTGGTCACAGTTTCTAGACTTCCATGGAATAAAGAATGGTGAAGTTTTGCTCTTGAAATACGAAGGGAACATGGTTTTCAAATTCAAAGCATTTGGACTTAGTGGATGCCAGAAAGATTTCAAGAACCAGAATGCTGGGATTCAACTAA ATACTAAAAAACAACAGGAAACACCTCCCATCAGGAAACGTAAAAGCAATGATGAGAAGTCAAGCAGTGAAGAAAACAAGAGGCTAAAAACTCCAGTGACTTCTCCATCACCTTCTGATCCGTCACTGGAAAAACCCTATCAGATTGGGACATCATCTTGGATAAAGAAAAGGATCAACACCTATGCACTTGAGCAATTTCTT GCGTTATCAGTGAAGTTCTGCAACTCGATTGGGTTCCGGATGGCTTGCACAATCACCCTTAAGACAGCAACGAACAGCACCAGATCATGGCAGGTGCGTGGTACTGCATACAAGTGGCATCGCTACATCATCGGAGTGGGCTGGAAGAGCTTCTGCCAGGATAACAGACTCAAGGCAGGCGACCTGTGCACCTTCAACATCATCGAGACCACGCTGTGGCATGTTACTATCACGCGCT CAGCATTAGCAGCAGATACTTTTAATAAGCAAAAAAAGCCACCTTGTTCATCCAGTAGGGACAAGAAGGGCAGTTCAAGCAGAGAAGGAGCAAAGAGGCCGAAACCTTCCATGGCACATTTCAGCAAGGTTCAGGTTCCGCCATCGTACGCAAGACGATGTGCCTACGACGTTGGACCGCCGCCCTGGATACGGAAGCAGATGAATGCCAGCACAATAAGAAATCGTCTT TGTCTGGCACCGGCCTTCTGCAATCAGATTGAGTTGCGGCGACGCTGCGAGATCGTGCTCAAGACCTCGATCAACAGCAATCATTCTTGGCGGGTTGGTGGTCTCTCGCAGAAGAAGGGTAGTTACATTATTGGGCCCGGTTGGAAAAAATTCTGCACGGAGAACAGAGTTAAGGTTGGTGATGTCTGCACCTTCAATGTCATCGAAACCCAGCTGTGGCATGTCGTCATCACACGCCGTTGCTAA